From the Paucidesulfovibrio gracilis DSM 16080 genome, one window contains:
- a CDS encoding ATP-dependent helicase: MPIDFANELNPSQLEAVMHQGSPALVIAGAGSGKTRTIVYRLARLVQDGVPPENILLLTFTRKAAQEMLLRAGSILGRNLSGTSGGTFHSFAYGVLRRNGRTLGFETGFTLMDRADSENVVKEVKDNLKLGKGDRSYPKKNTLLDMITKSRNKERSIDAIVESEAYHLSAYAEDFQSIAGEYTRFKQSHALMDYDDLLFRFEELLRSDPSLLEELRARYQHIMVDEYQDTNKVQARLVRLLSGESGDVVAVGDDAQSIYAFRGADVANILDFPKIFKDAKLIRLERNYRSTQAILNLTNHILAGAHTKFDKTLVSDRDTGRLPRIVHPLSDQTQAKQVVEEVIKLAKKYPLHDIAVLFRAGYQSYPLEVALSRVGIRYQKYGGLRFHEAAHIKDVLAYLRLTHNPADMVAWRRVFAPIKGIGPKTADRIAKARLTADGKYIAKAMKRFPALRELFDHLDGLRNCSRPGQALERINMFYQPILAELYPDDYPKRQTGLDQLSQIATNYTSIDDFLADLTLDGDQEEEKRKEHALVLSTVHSSKGLEWSAVLIIDLVEDRFPSKRALARPEDMDEERRLLYVACTRAKDSLTMFVPATIFNRFNAVSEPATPSPFIAELPGDCAEMWRETYASGLRQETQHAGTHASGVNGNALPAEPSDTLSPGPATGTPKLGICRHKIFGQGKIIAQIPPNKYRVNFPGFGLKVIVADYLELL; encoded by the coding sequence ATGCCCATTGACTTTGCAAACGAACTGAATCCATCCCAACTGGAAGCCGTCATGCACCAGGGAAGCCCTGCCCTCGTCATTGCCGGGGCAGGATCCGGCAAAACACGAACAATCGTCTACCGCCTTGCGCGGCTGGTTCAGGACGGTGTTCCCCCGGAAAACATATTGCTGCTGACCTTCACCCGCAAGGCCGCGCAGGAGATGTTGCTACGCGCCGGAAGCATTCTCGGACGTAACCTTTCCGGCACCAGCGGAGGAACATTCCATTCGTTTGCCTATGGCGTACTGCGTCGTAACGGCCGCACTCTGGGATTTGAAACCGGGTTCACGCTTATGGATCGGGCCGACTCGGAAAACGTAGTCAAGGAAGTCAAGGACAACCTGAAACTCGGCAAGGGGGATAGATCCTATCCTAAAAAAAACACGCTACTGGATATGATCACCAAATCCCGCAACAAGGAGCGGAGTATCGACGCCATCGTGGAAAGCGAGGCCTACCATCTCAGCGCCTATGCCGAGGATTTTCAATCCATCGCCGGTGAATATACCCGATTCAAACAAAGTCATGCTCTTATGGACTACGATGACCTGCTCTTTCGCTTTGAGGAGCTTCTTCGTTCCGATCCTTCGCTTCTTGAGGAATTGCGGGCGCGCTATCAGCACATCATGGTTGACGAGTACCAAGACACCAATAAGGTCCAGGCTCGACTCGTCCGACTGCTTTCCGGCGAATCCGGCGATGTCGTGGCCGTAGGAGACGATGCCCAATCCATCTATGCCTTTCGTGGAGCCGATGTCGCCAACATTTTGGACTTCCCCAAAATATTCAAAGACGCAAAGCTGATTCGCCTAGAGCGCAACTATCGATCCACTCAGGCGATTTTGAATCTGACCAACCACATTTTAGCCGGGGCACACACCAAATTCGACAAAACCCTGGTTTCCGATCGTGATACGGGACGCCTCCCCCGCATCGTGCATCCACTCAGTGATCAAACCCAGGCCAAACAGGTCGTGGAAGAAGTCATCAAGCTGGCAAAAAAATACCCCCTGCACGACATTGCGGTGCTGTTCCGGGCCGGATATCAATCCTACCCGCTGGAAGTGGCCTTGAGTCGAGTGGGAATCCGGTATCAGAAATATGGCGGGCTTCGTTTTCATGAGGCTGCGCACATCAAGGACGTCCTGGCGTATCTTCGTCTGACCCACAACCCCGCCGACATGGTGGCTTGGCGGAGGGTTTTTGCCCCCATCAAGGGTATCGGCCCTAAAACAGCCGACCGCATCGCCAAGGCCCGCCTCACTGCGGACGGCAAATACATTGCCAAGGCAATGAAGCGGTTCCCCGCGCTGCGTGAACTGTTCGACCACCTTGATGGATTGCGCAATTGTTCTCGCCCCGGGCAAGCCCTGGAACGAATCAACATGTTCTACCAACCGATCTTGGCGGAACTCTACCCCGACGATTACCCCAAGCGCCAGACAGGACTGGACCAGCTCTCCCAAATCGCAACCAACTATACCTCCATCGACGATTTTCTTGCGGATCTGACTCTGGACGGCGATCAGGAAGAAGAAAAGCGCAAAGAGCATGCTCTGGTGCTGTCCACTGTCCATTCGTCCAAGGGGCTGGAGTGGAGTGCCGTTCTGATCATTGATCTCGTGGAAGACCGATTTCCGTCCAAACGGGCCTTGGCACGACCTGAAGACATGGATGAGGAACGCCGGCTGCTCTATGTGGCCTGCACCAGGGCCAAGGATTCTCTGACCATGTTTGTCCCGGCCACTATTTTCAACCGGTTCAACGCAGTATCCGAACCAGCCACGCCCAGCCCTTTTATTGCCGAACTTCCGGGGGACTGCGCCGAAATGTGGAGGGAAACCTACGCCTCCGGTCTACGCCAGGAAACACAACACGCCGGAACACACGCCTCCGGTGTGAACGGCAATGCACTACCAGCGGAACCGTCAGATACGCTTTCTCCCGGTCCTGCCACGGGAACGCCCAAGTTGGGGATTTGCCGCCACAAAATCTTCGGCCAGGGGAAAATCATCGCCCAGATTCCTCCCAACAAATATCGCGTTAACTTTCCTGGATTTGGATTAAAGGTCATCGTAGCCGACTATCTGGAGTTGCTTTAG
- the thiL gene encoding thiamine-phosphate kinase — protein sequence MTLRSEDDFLRLIDHYFPEKPDNVVLGRGDDCCIIQARSTLCLSTDLFLEDIHFRRAYFSPEDIGYKALAVNVSDIAGMGAVPRAFTLELMIPEKLPDDFWPRFFQGMSQLAQTYELTLAGGDLSRSAQLGIGLTIWGEPGESGRLLTRGNADPGDALFVIGNPGMARLGLNMLEQKGTAALEHWPRSVAAHLHPTPRVTEGQILSGLAGVRGCMDISDGLARDLPRFLRHCPQAHGADLDFGTVNLDPELLCWAEGSRREALRSVWLGGEDYGLLGACDTKSLPTLCAAIPEATYIGTLSATPGIRHNNAPMESRGFDHFEQ from the coding sequence GTGACCTTACGTTCCGAAGATGATTTTCTCCGCCTCATTGACCACTATTTCCCGGAAAAGCCCGACAATGTCGTCCTGGGCCGTGGCGATGATTGCTGCATCATCCAGGCGAGATCAACCCTGTGCCTTTCCACGGACCTCTTCTTGGAGGACATCCACTTTCGCCGTGCGTATTTCAGCCCCGAAGACATCGGCTACAAAGCGCTGGCCGTTAACGTAAGCGACATAGCGGGCATGGGAGCCGTTCCGCGGGCCTTTACCCTGGAACTTATGATTCCCGAAAAACTTCCTGATGACTTTTGGCCCCGCTTTTTCCAGGGGATGAGCCAACTGGCGCAAACGTATGAGCTGACTCTTGCAGGCGGCGACCTCAGCCGGTCCGCCCAACTGGGGATCGGCCTGACCATTTGGGGCGAACCAGGCGAATCCGGCAGGCTCCTCACCAGAGGCAACGCCGATCCGGGCGACGCCCTTTTTGTGATAGGAAATCCCGGAATGGCCCGTCTGGGTCTCAACATGCTGGAGCAAAAGGGAACAGCGGCATTGGAGCATTGGCCTCGCAGTGTTGCGGCGCACCTCCATCCCACTCCTCGAGTCACGGAGGGACAAATCCTCTCAGGCCTGGCTGGAGTGCGAGGCTGCATGGACATTTCCGATGGGCTTGCCCGCGACCTCCCACGTTTCCTCCGACATTGCCCACAGGCACACGGCGCGGATCTGGACTTCGGCACCGTGAATCTGGATCCAGAACTGCTCTGCTGGGCAGAAGGAAGCCGTCGGGAAGCGCTTCGGTCCGTCTGGCTCGGAGGAGAAGATTACGGTCTCCTTGGTGCATGCGACACGAAAAGCCTGCCCACCCTCTGCGCGGCCATCCCTGAAGCGACATACATCGGCACCTTGTCCGCTACGCCCGGCATACGGCACAACAACGCCCCCATGGAGTCACGTGGTTTCGACCACTTCGAGCAATAA
- the tsaA gene encoding tRNA (N6-threonylcarbamoyladenosine(37)-N6)-methyltransferase TrmO — MEYTLTPIGYVHSMIKTRDQAPKQGTEGAPSAEISILPEYRDALDGMEPGSRLILLTWFHKSDRTYLRVHPRGNVNIPKRGVFSTRSPDRPNPIGLHEVTLTKISNLNLEVTPLEALDGTPVVDIKPAI; from the coding sequence ATGGAATACACGCTTACCCCCATCGGCTATGTCCACTCAATGATCAAAACCCGGGATCAAGCGCCCAAACAAGGCACGGAAGGAGCGCCCAGCGCTGAAATTTCTATCTTGCCTGAATATCGCGACGCTCTGGACGGCATGGAACCTGGAAGCCGTTTGATTCTTCTGACTTGGTTCCACAAGTCCGACCGGACGTATCTCCGGGTCCATCCCCGTGGCAACGTGAACATCCCCAAGCGCGGAGTCTTCAGTACACGTTCCCCGGACCGCCCCAATCCCATCGGTCTGCATGAAGTCACATTGACCAAAATTTCGAATCTGAACCTTGAGGTAACACCATTGGAAGCTTTGGACGGCACTCCGGTGGTGGACATCAAACCGGCCATTTAA